DNA from Marinagarivorans cellulosilyticus:
AGGTAATAGTGAAGTAAAGCTTTCTCTAGAATCGGGCCGTTTTATTGGGTGGAACGAGCACGCTACCGGCATTCGCGCAAGGAGCTGGTTGGGCTTGATATCAGGGCGCTTAACTTTGAGCAAAACGCTATCACCATACGTGACGGCAAAACAGCCGTGACCGCGTAGTGCCTATCAAGCCTAGAGAGGAGTGGGTGACGCTGTACCTTCAAGAGCTAAGGCCCAAGTTAGCCAACCTGCAGTCTGACGACGCTCTCTTGACCGAAGTCGGTAATCGCATACAACCGCATAAAGTTACCGATATGTTGACCAAATGCGTGCAACGCTCCGGTATCGACAAGAAAGGCGCTTGCCACATCCTACGGCACGCTGCAGCCACCGAGATGTCACGCAGCGGCCCGAACCTCCGCTTGCTGCAAAAAATGCTCGGCCACAGCAGCATCACGTCAACGGAGGTCTACTTACACCTGCAATCAACGACTTACAGAAGGGGGGCTTTGAGACGCATCCGGCGGCTACTGGTCGTAATATGCATGAATTTTAAATAAAAATATTGGCATACATTTAGCTCGTCTGGTATCTTTGAATAGGCCCATTACATGCTAGGGGATCCACTATGTCAGCCTTACAGCAACTCAAGAAACATCTGAAGCCAGGCCAAGTCTATCGTAGAGCAGACTTAGCACAGTGGAGCAATGCTGTTGATCGCCACCTACGACAGCTAGTGAAAGACGGTACACTCAAGAAGGTTTCGCAGGGTGTTTATGCCTACCCCAAGAAAACTTCATTTGGTGAAGCCGCTCCTGAAGAGCACAAGCTTGTTGGAGCTTTTTTGAAGTCTGAAGACTTTCTGCTTTTCTCTCCTAACTCATACAACGCTCTGGGGGCAGGCACTACGCAACTCTATAACGAACTGATCGTTTATAACCGCAAGCGCCACGGAAAATTCACCTTAGGCGGGTTAACCTTCAACTTCCAAATGAAGCCCTATTTCCCTCGAAAGCTCTCCAGAGAGTTTCTTTTGGTAGACCTCGTCAACAATGTGAATAAGCTAGCCGAAGAGCAGAAGCCTGTACTAGACCGAGCATTGAACCTTGCTGCTGATATGGATCTATCCCTGCTTCAAAAAAATGCGCAGCGCTTTGGTAGTGTGCGCGCAAAAAAACTTTTCTCCTCTCTAAATAACAAGGCTGAGATAAATGCCGCCTATTTACCTGCATAAACATAAAGATTACAAAGAACTTATCCGCTCTGTTGCAGTGGATAAAGGCATTGCTCCAGACCTCATTGAAAAAGATTACTGGATCATGCATTCACTGTACGGGCTGAAAGCACAAGGCTACCGATTTGAGCTAAAGGGCGGCACCAGTCTTTCCAAGGGCTTCGGCATTATTCATCGTTTTTCTGAAGATATTGATATTCGCATTGAGCCGCCAGAAGAGCCCAAGGTAGCTACCGGTAAAAATCAAGACAAAGACCAACACTGCGCAAGCCGAAAGGCATTTTATGATCAGCTAGCACAAGATATTTCCATTGACGGTATTGATGAAGTTGTCAGAGAAATTGCTTTTGATGACATTCGTTATCGAAGCGCTGGCATTCGTTTAAAATACAGTAGCTTCAACCCAATATCTCAAGGCGTGAAAGACGGCGTATTACTGGAGGTTGGGTTTGACACGGTGACGCCCAACCAGCAAGTTTCCATTAGTTCGTGGGCTCTTGATTTTGCGAAGACGCATAAAATGCCCATTATCGATAATGAAGCCAAAGATATTGCCTGCTATGAGCCTGGATACACCTTCGTAGAAAAGCTCCAAACTATTGCTACGAAGTTTAGAAATCAGCAACAACAAGGCAGCATGCCAAAAAATTTCATGCGCCATTACTATGATATTTACTGCCTGCTAGAAAGCGAGGGCGTAAGGTCATTCATAGGTACTAAAGCCTACCAAGAGCATAAACAAAAGCGATTTCCCAGAGCCGACATTCAAATCCCGATTGCTGAAAACGAAGCATTTTTGCTGTCAGACTCTGAAACACGAAAATTATACGCATCCAACTACCAATCAACATCCGCGCTGTATTATCAAAAACAACCCAGTTTTGACGAGCTACTTGCAAGAATTCAGTCGGTCATTAGCGAGCTATAAATAGCTTTATAAAAAAGGACAAGATTATCGCTACTTCCGATATGCCCCAAGCGTTAACTAATTTCAGCGATTGAAGGCACGAATTTAATTTTAAATATTCTTTTAGCCTGCGTGCGCCAACTCCATTTCAGCCACTGTAGCTGAAGGCGTAAACTCTTTTAATTGTGAATTAATAGCGTGGTCAAGTGGCATACTCGCCGATTTAAAGCGTATTGTGAGACCATCGCTTCGGCGCTCGCAGTCAAACTTTACTGTGTGTGGGCAATCACAAAACACTGCATCTAACGTTGTGCTACCTAACTGCTCGGGTTGTAGTGAGGCAACGAATTCCATTGCCTGAGCAACATTGATATTGAGCTTGAATAGGGTATTCAGCTCCAGAAAGAAGCGTTCAATCTCATGTGCTTGATAGCAATGCTCGTATACTGGCTTGGCAGAAACTAGGCTTACAAAAAAGTTTAAAAAAGTGTTCATTATTACGTCCTCTAACAGGGCTGCTTCTCTTCTCTATTAACTGTGCCCATTTGAATCGTTCAAGCGAAGTCTAATGTGCGGCTTATCCCGAACCATTCGCACGAGACGAACAGCAAATAGCATGAATCACGCCAATAAAATAAAGTCTTTTACTTTGGCGCATCACACCTCAAAATTCGGCTAATAAGTAATCAAAATTGACAGTTTTGCTGTGTATATTGTGAGTCGCGTCACTATTTTTTAGTGATGTGTGTCACACTTACGTAATTGTGTTAAAAAATTCGACAGTGGTGTATTGGCTTTTTAAGCCAATGAAGGTGGCGTATCCCTTAGATCTGGGCCCTAAATACAGGGTAAAGATGTATGCCCCGGTAGGTGTGCTATTAGGCTCAAGAATCTCTATTCGCTGCAAGCTAAGTTATGGTTTCTAGGAGTATCGCGGCAAGATGGCTGAGGAGGGCTGTTTTGTCGTTTCATCATCGACGATAAATTTATGGATGTTATTAATTATCGTCTCTAAATGAAAAGCTGCAGGCTTTTGGCGTGCAGCAATTGAGGGCTTTAAATTTCGTGAGGCGGTAGTTAAACCGACATCACCATACGCAATAACGCAGGGCTATAGTTTTGTATATTCTGCCGTGCGCTAATTTCGTCGTCACCGGCCAGTTTTTTAGTCATTAGATCGGCTACTAGCTGAGTAGTAGATTGGCTAAAGCCTGGGAAGTATTCCGCTTGATAAATAAGCGCAGGTTCGCTGGCAAGAATAAAACCAGAGAAAAACACATCGGGCCAAGCATCGTTCAAATCACAAAAACTTTCCCATAAGGCCAGTACGCTGATTGGCTTTGTTTTTTCTACAATAACTTCGGCATCTTGTGGGAAGCGTTCAAAGGCTAAGGCCCAACAAAATTGAGATTTAGCTTGATCGTTTAAATAATAAAAAGCATTAGCTAAGCGAACGAGTAATTCACAGTGTTCGTAGGTTAAAGCCTCATTTAATAATTGCCGTGTTACTGTTTGCCAATCGGGAATTTGAGCGATGGCATAGCTGGTGTGTAATTTAGGCGTGCTTGCATCGTAGCTTACGTTTTCTAAGCTGCCGGCAAGCCTTTTCCAGGCTACGGCTAAATAATCCCTTGCACCACGTTGAAGTAACTTTTGCGCCAGTGGCGATACTTCGTCTTCCAGGCCAGCAAGTTCTGCTGCAATGGCCTCGGTTGGAATAGTGGTGTTTTGGGTAATATGTTGGCTGTAAATTAATAAGCTTTGGTAGCCGCCCAATTTATTGTTGTTGGGGTTTAAAGTGGTAAGTTCTTTAATCAGTGCGCTAGCAATATCAAACTGGCGGTTGGCTAGGGCGTCGCACAATTTATTTTCGGTAACTATCGCCGAGTTATCCATAAATAAATCAAGTTGCGGTACATCTTGTGCCCGCAGCCACTTTTTACAAAAAGCATCTTGCAATACGCTATCGCTATCAATGCGTAAATGTTTTTGTTGCTGGCCATCCCATGCAAAATAAGTTTGATCTTCTTCGCACAGTTTTAATTTTTTACATAATTTGTTGGCTTGGCCGCTTAGCTCAATCAGTTGTTTTTTATCGAGTTTAATAAGCGGGGTTAGTGTGGCCTGTTTGCCATAACGCCATTGTTCGTAATCGCTGTAGGCTAGATGGCCGTTTTCTAATAGCCAATCTAATAAATTAAACTGGCCATGTTGGCCTAAAAAGTTATCAACAGCGGCGATGTTTATCATAATGCGTTCTGATTTAGGTATTTGCGAGTGGCAGATGTTAATGGTTTTAGCCGCGGATGTGTAGGTTTTCTGCTGTAAGTGAATGCTTACTATTTTTTGATTTGTGTTCAAGCATTGCCATATCGGCATTTTAATGCCTTGGTATAGCCGGTTTTTAAATGCGAGCCTCCTGAAACTGTAAATCGGCAAGGTGCTTGTACAATGGTGAATGCTCAAGTAAGGCTTTATGGTTACCTTGAGCCACCAACTGCCCAGCCTCAAGCACGGCAATGGAATCGGCATGCAAGATAGTGGCAAGCCTGTGGGCGATAATAATGGTGGTTCGGTTTTTCATTAGTACTTCAAGCGCTTGTTGTACGCGGTGTTCGCTGTCGGCATCCAGTGCACTGGTGGCTTCGTCGAGTAGCAAAATTTTGGGGTCTTTTAATATGGCCCGGGCAATGGCTAGCCGCTGCTTTTGGCCGCCAGATAAACGCGTGCCTTGTTCGCCCAAGTGGCTATTGTAGCCATCGGGTAATTGCTCAATAAACTCGTGCGCATTGGCGGCTTTAGCGGCCGCAATAACTTGCCCGTCGTTGGCATCGGGTTTGCCGTAGCGAATGTTGTACCAAACGTTTTCGGTAAAAAGTGCAGGTTCTTGTGGTACTACAGCTATGTGTTGGCGCAAGGTGGCAGTATCGAGTGTGCGAATATCTGTGCCGTTTAAAGTAATGCTGCCTTGGCTTGGGTCATAAAAACGCTGCAACAATTCTAACAGCGTTGACTTGCCCGCACCGGAAGGGCCAACCAGCGCCAAGCTTTGACCCTCGAGTATGTGTAAATTTAAATTACATACAGCGGGTGTATCGGGCCGCGAGGGGTAATGGAAATTCACATTATTAAATGCCAAGAGTGGTATTTCTGATGAACCCTTGGTTAAAGGGTTATTTATGGTTTTATCTTTAACGGCATATTTACTATTTGCTAGAACGGGAATTAATGTTTTAACGCTCAGTAAATCAATAAGGCGTTCGGTAGCGCCTGTGGCCCGTTGTAATTCGCCATACACTTCTGAAATAGTCGCCACGGCAGAGCCCATCATAATAGCGTAAAATACAAAGGCGGCTAGGTCACCACCACTCATGCGGCCGGCAATCATATCGTTACCACCTACCCACAGTAAGCCGCTAATAGCACCGAACATTAGTAATATTACAATGGCAATTAGTAACGCGCGTTGGCGCACGCGTTTTTTAGCGACGGCAAAAGCGTTTTCAACTTCGCGTGCAAAAGCGCGGCTTTCGTGTGGCTCTTGGGTATAACTTTGTACCGTTTTAATATGCTGAATAATTTCGCCAGCGTAAGAGCCTACATCGGCAATAGAATCTTGGCTGGCTTTTGATAGTTTTCGCACGCGGCGGCCGTAAAGCAATATGGGCAGTAGTACCAGCGGAACGCCAACTAATACAATTAAGCTGAGTTTTAAATTCGTGAATAACAAAAGTATTAGCGCACCGATAAAGGTCAGTGCACTGCGCAGTGCCATCGAAAAAGACGAACCGATAATATTTTTCAGCAAGGCAGTATCGGTGGTTAAGCGTGACATAATTTCGCCGCTTCGATTGGTTTCAAAATAACTCGGGTGCAGCGTAATAATATGGTCAAATACTGCTTTGCGCAGGTCTGCCACTACCCGCTCGCCCAACCACGATACTAAATAAAAGCGCGTATAAGTGCCCAGCGCCATTAAAAACGCCAAGCCAATAATTATCACAACAGCATTGGCTAGCGCATCGCTAGATTGGGCCACAAAACCTTCGTCAATTAATAACCGCACACCTTGACCAATCGACAATGTAATTGCTGCGGTAAATACCAGTGCCAGCCCAGCGAAAAGTAATGTTTTGCTGTAGGGCCGCATAAACTGCCAAAGTGATAGTAGTACAGAAAGTGAATTGGCTTTAGCTGTCATAAAGGGCTCTGATATTTAATATCGATATTGATGGTTACGCATAAAGAATCATAAATATAAAATTATTATGATTGAAGTTATAAGATCAAGGAGCCTAGCTATGATGCTTACTCATCTACAAAATAACTTTAAAGGCTATTTCTCCTCAGCCCATAAACTCAACAATTCTTCCAGCTTCATCGAAAACTTAGTCCCTGTCTGCTGAGCTTGGTTATTAATTGTGTTTCCGAGTTCGGCCTTACGCGCCTGTAATGCTGCGATTTTTTCTTCGATGGTATTTTCGGCGATTAGCTTATATACAAATACGGCGTTTTTTTGCCCTATGCGGTGGGCGCGGTCGGTGGCTTGTTGTTCGGCGGCGCTGTTCCACCAAGGGTCGTAGTGTATTACGGTGTCGGCACGGGTTAAGTTTAGCCCAACGCCACCGGCTTTTAAGCTAATTAAAAATACGGGAAATTCACCGGCTTGGAACTTATCCACAAGCGCTTGTCGATTTTGCGTTTTGCCTGTGAGTAAGCCGTATTTTATCCCCAGCTGTTGTAAGTCTTCTGCCAAAATATCGAGCATACTGGTAAATTGCGAAAATATTAAAATCCCTCGGCCTTCGGCTGCAAGTTCTGTTGCCATTTCTATACAGTGTTGGCGTTTGGCGCTAGGAATGGTGGTATCACCTAGTAGGGCTGGGTCGCAACAGGCTTGGCGTAATTTTAATAATGCGCTTAAAACAAACAGCTGTTGCTCACCTTGGTTTTCCGTGCCTTCTAAACTTTGTTGTAATTCTTGCCAGGTATTACTTTTAATACTTTCGTAAAACTGCGTTTGTTGTTCGCCTAAATCAATGGTTTGTAGTATTTCAGTTTTTTCCGGTAAATCTTTAGCCACTGCTTGTTTGGTTCGGCGCAGCATAAAGGGCGATATCCGATTTAATAGCTGCTCCATTTTTTTACCGTTACCTTCTTGTTCTATCGGCTTTTGGTAATGAAATTTAAAGTCGTTAAGGCTGCCCAAGCAATTAGGCATTAAAAAATTCAACAAAGCCCACAGCTCGACAAGGTTGTTTTCAACCGGTGTGCCCGATAAACACAACTTATTATGTGCCTGCACATTTTTTATGGCGACATGCGTTTTTGTTCGCGGATTTTTAATATTTTGGGCTTCGTCCAAAATTAACCAACTAAATTCTTCTTTCTCGAAAAAAACCGCATCGTTAATAATGAGTTGATAGGACGTTAGTAGAATATGATGGGGTTGATCTTTGTAGCACATCTTGCGGCTTGTACCGTGATGAATTAAAACCTTAAGGTGCGGTGCAAATTTAGTGCATTCGTTAAACCAGTTGTGCAGCAAGCTAGTGGGCACAACTACCAGTGCAGGCTGCTGTTGTGGGTTATTGGCAAACTCTAAACTTAGGTGTGAAATCGTTTGTAGCGTTTTACCTAAGCCCATATCGTCGGCGAGTAACCCGTTAACCCGGCAGTTTTTAAGGTGCTGTACCCAACAAACACCCAGCCATTGGTAGGGCCTTAAGGTGGCGTTAACCCCGCAGTCGGCTTGCTCTACTACAGTGGGTGGCTGCTTTAATTGCCGGCTGATATCTAAAGCTTCCATATCCCCTTGCCAGTGGCTGCCTTCGGGTAGCAGGGTTTCTAACTGCTGTAGCCGTGATTGTTGGTTGGGGTGAAAGCTAAGGCTGCCGCGCCCACTTGTTAATAAGTCACCAAATTCTTCGGTGAGTGATATTAAGCGCTCCCCTGGCATTAAAATAATTCGCCCATCGCTAAGCGTTAGCTGTATATCGCCAGTACTATTAGCTAAGTTATATTGTTGAATTTGGTCCAATAAAGAAAGCAGGTTGATATTTTCTTTACTGCCATCTTCGTTTTGTACTTGCAAAAATAGGTCGACTTGCAAAAAACCACTATTGCTTTTAGTTAATTCGCTGAGCCAGCCATCGGCCTGAATGTAGTGACGTTTAAAATTATGGCTAATACGAAAGATAAAGCCGCTTTTATCCAGTACTGATTTTTCTTTAAGAAAAAACTGTTGCCAAATAACATCTTGTGTAGTGCTAAAGCCAAGCGATATTGGCTCGAAAGGCTTACAGGTTTTTATAAACTGTTTTTTAAAGGCTTTTTCTAGCTCGGGCTTGCGTCGAATAGTGAAAAGCTCATTGTTTAATACTACATAGTGTGCGGCTGGGTCTTTATCGTTAAACCAAGTGCAATAGCTTTTGCTGATATAAACAAAGTCTAAACTAATAACATCGGTATTTTTACCGCTATGGTAAATATTATCGCAATGAATACCACCACGTACTTGCGTATCTAATACAGTTGCAGATGCCAGAGTGGGAAGCGGTAATTTCAAGGTATTCCAGTGATTATTGTATTTATCTAAAAATGCTGGGGTATCGTCTGCGTTTAAGCAATAGTTTAATGGTTTTAGGGCCGTAATTATTTCGTTTTCTTGTTCTGAGGATATAGCTTGATTAGTAACACCTTCCACACTACTAATTTTAAGCGCTAATTCACATCGTGAAATATTGGCTTGTGTTGGCGTGAGGGCCAATGCAAATATTGACAGCTCATCTATACTTTGAAAAAGCTGCTTGTTCTCTAATGCTTCGGGTAATAACTGCTGCATTCCGTTTGTTAATTGCTGCCACTGCAAAACTGATGTGGCGGCTTCCTTTGGGCAAACTTTAAGTGCTTTAGCGTTCGCATGTTGTTGTAAATAAACTCGCTCTGTCGCACACAGTTGTTGCCAAAAAAAATTT
Protein-coding regions in this window:
- a CDS encoding ABC transporter transmembrane domain-containing protein, which produces MTAKANSLSVLLSLWQFMRPYSKTLLFAGLALVFTAAITLSIGQGVRLLIDEGFVAQSSDALANAVVIIIGLAFLMALGTYTRFYLVSWLGERVVADLRKAVFDHIITLHPSYFETNRSGEIMSRLTTDTALLKNIIGSSFSMALRSALTFIGALILLLFTNLKLSLIVLVGVPLVLLPILLYGRRVRKLSKASQDSIADVGSYAGEIIQHIKTVQSYTQEPHESRAFAREVENAFAVAKKRVRQRALLIAIVILLMFGAISGLLWVGGNDMIAGRMSGGDLAAFVFYAIMMGSAVATISEVYGELQRATGATERLIDLLSVKTLIPVLANSKYAVKDKTINNPLTKGSSEIPLLAFNNVNFHYPSRPDTPAVCNLNLHILEGQSLALVGPSGAGKSTLLELLQRFYDPSQGSITLNGTDIRTLDTATLRQHIAVVPQEPALFTENVWYNIRYGKPDANDGQVIAAAKAANAHEFIEQLPDGYNSHLGEQGTRLSGGQKQRLAIARAILKDPKILLLDEATSALDADSEHRVQQALEVLMKNRTTIIIAHRLATILHADSIAVLEAGQLVAQGNHKALLEHSPLYKHLADLQFQEARI
- a CDS encoding nucleotidyl transferase AbiEii/AbiGii toxin family protein translates to MPPIYLHKHKDYKELIRSVAVDKGIAPDLIEKDYWIMHSLYGLKAQGYRFELKGGTSLSKGFGIIHRFSEDIDIRIEPPEEPKVATGKNQDKDQHCASRKAFYDQLAQDISIDGIDEVVREIAFDDIRYRSAGIRLKYSSFNPISQGVKDGVLLEVGFDTVTPNQQVSISSWALDFAKTHKMPIIDNEAKDIACYEPGYTFVEKLQTIATKFRNQQQQGSMPKNFMRHYYDIYCLLESEGVRSFIGTKAYQEHKQKRFPRADIQIPIAENEAFLLSDSETRKLYASNYQSTSALYYQKQPSFDELLARIQSVISEL
- a CDS encoding DEAD/DEAH box helicase, which codes for MSFLAQLHAQQNTTTTSNDSALQLYYLLRIQDAPQPHALPRLELHLIVAESAGSNPETTAANINKGKPYTPQNQHLTLPPPFIHNADKSILEYLLAEPTHSGWPVLQRKKLNFFWQQLCATERVYLQQHANAKALKVCPKEAATSVLQWQQLTNGMQQLLPEALENKQLFQSIDELSIFALALTPTQANISRCELALKISSVEGVTNQAISSEQENEIITALKPLNYCLNADDTPAFLDKYNNHWNTLKLPLPTLASATVLDTQVRGGIHCDNIYHSGKNTDVISLDFVYISKSYCTWFNDKDPAAHYVVLNNELFTIRRKPELEKAFKKQFIKTCKPFEPISLGFSTTQDVIWQQFFLKEKSVLDKSGFIFRISHNFKRHYIQADGWLSELTKSNSGFLQVDLFLQVQNEDGSKENINLLSLLDQIQQYNLANSTGDIQLTLSDGRIILMPGERLISLTEEFGDLLTSGRGSLSFHPNQQSRLQQLETLLPEGSHWQGDMEALDISRQLKQPPTVVEQADCGVNATLRPYQWLGVCWVQHLKNCRVNGLLADDMGLGKTLQTISHLSLEFANNPQQQPALVVVPTSLLHNWFNECTKFAPHLKVLIHHGTSRKMCYKDQPHHILLTSYQLIINDAVFFEKEEFSWLILDEAQNIKNPRTKTHVAIKNVQAHNKLCLSGTPVENNLVELWALLNFLMPNCLGSLNDFKFHYQKPIEQEGNGKKMEQLLNRISPFMLRRTKQAVAKDLPEKTEILQTIDLGEQQTQFYESIKSNTWQELQQSLEGTENQGEQQLFVLSALLKLRQACCDPALLGDTTIPSAKRQHCIEMATELAAEGRGILIFSQFTSMLDILAEDLQQLGIKYGLLTGKTQNRQALVDKFQAGEFPVFLISLKAGGVGLNLTRADTVIHYDPWWNSAAEQQATDRAHRIGQKNAVFVYKLIAENTIEEKIAALQARKAELGNTINNQAQQTGTKFSMKLEELLSLWAEEK